In the Sediminibacter sp. Hel_I_10 genome, one interval contains:
- the pdxH gene encoding pyridoxamine 5'-phosphate oxidase: MKTDLSNYRKSYEKQELLEDNVGDNPFALFERWFHEVDHHFEVGEPNAMTLNTVGIDGYPKSRVVLLKSFSAEGFVFYTNYESEKGKAIAANPNVCLSFFWPEAERQVIIKGKAQKVKAEESDQYFHSRPKGSQLGALASQQSEVIESREVLEKKLMALEKDYDSKEVPRPDFWGGFIVEPIEVEFWQGRPNRLHDRLRFLKQSNLDWKIDRLSP, translated from the coding sequence ATGAAAACAGATTTAAGTAATTACCGTAAATCTTATGAAAAACAAGAGCTTTTAGAAGATAATGTGGGTGATAACCCGTTTGCGCTCTTTGAGAGATGGTTTCATGAAGTAGATCATCATTTTGAAGTGGGAGAGCCCAACGCAATGACTTTAAATACAGTTGGTATTGATGGCTACCCTAAAAGTAGGGTAGTGCTTCTCAAATCGTTTTCTGCGGAAGGTTTTGTATTCTACACTAACTATGAAAGTGAAAAAGGAAAGGCTATTGCAGCAAATCCAAATGTCTGTTTATCTTTTTTCTGGCCTGAGGCAGAACGACAAGTCATTATTAAAGGAAAGGCACAAAAAGTGAAGGCAGAGGAAAGTGATCAGTATTTTCATTCGAGACCTAAGGGCAGCCAATTAGGAGCATTAGCATCTCAACAAAGCGAGGTTATAGAGAGTAGGGAAGTGTTAGAGAAAAAATTGATGGCCTTAGAGAAGGATTATGATAGTAAAGAGGTACCTAGACCAGACTTTTGGGGCGGTTTTATAGTAGAACCTATAGAAGTTGAATTTTGGCAGGGACGGCCTAACCGTTTGCACGATCGCCTAAGGTTTTTGAAACAATCCAATTTAGATTGGAAAATTGATCGTTTGTCACCATGA
- a CDS encoding ribonuclease Z gives MKLTILGCHSATPKVGSITTSQVLEIKKHTFLIDCGEGTQVELRRRKIKFGRIKHIFISHLHGDHVFGLSGLVSTFNLLSRDADLHIYAPKGLKEVITLQMKLAKSWTNYNLVFHELSSHTSEMIYEDDQVEVHTIPLEHRVYTNGFLFKEKIGPRRLDINAVEANDIDVAYYRKLQQGYDVENNQGELIKNNTVTKSAKPPKSYAFCSDTVYNERVVPIIKNVNALYHESTFLDINKELAETTKHSTAKQAAEIAKQAEVGLLILGHYSTRYNGFEPFKEEAETIFNKVELALDGREFLIE, from the coding sequence ATGAAACTTACCATACTTGGTTGTCACAGCGCAACACCAAAAGTAGGCTCTATAACCACTTCGCAAGTATTGGAAATTAAAAAGCATACGTTTTTAATAGATTGTGGAGAAGGTACCCAGGTAGAGTTGCGGCGACGAAAAATTAAATTTGGGCGTATCAAGCACATCTTCATTTCGCATTTACATGGAGATCATGTTTTTGGTCTTTCAGGATTGGTCTCAACTTTTAACTTATTGAGCAGAGATGCAGATTTACATATATATGCTCCTAAAGGACTCAAAGAAGTCATCACGCTTCAAATGAAATTGGCTAAGTCGTGGACCAATTATAACCTCGTTTTTCATGAACTTTCTTCTCATACTTCGGAAATGATCTATGAAGATGACCAGGTAGAGGTACACACCATTCCCTTAGAGCATCGTGTTTACACCAATGGATTTTTGTTTAAAGAAAAAATAGGGCCAAGAAGATTAGATATCAATGCCGTTGAGGCGAATGATATTGATGTTGCTTATTACCGAAAGCTTCAGCAAGGTTATGATGTTGAGAATAATCAAGGAGAACTCATTAAGAACAACACTGTAACCAAGTCTGCAAAGCCTCCAAAAAGTTACGCGTTTTGTAGCGATACGGTTTATAACGAGCGGGTAGTGCCAATTATAAAGAACGTCAATGCGCTTTATCACGAATCTACTTTTCTCGATATAAATAAGGAATTAGCAGAAACAACGAAGCATAGTACTGCCAAGCAAGCAGCTGAAATTGCCAAACAAGCCGAGGTAGGCCTGCTTATCTTAGGGCATTACTCAACTCGATATAATGGTTTTGAGCCGTTTAAGGAAGAAGCTGAAACTATTTTTAATAAAGTGGAACTGGCGCTAGATGGGAGGGAATTTTTAATAGAATAA
- a CDS encoding aspartate carbamoyltransferase catalytic subunit codes for MSELSVDHLLGIKYLNKADIKLIFETADHFKEVINRPIKKVPSLRDITIANLFFENSTRTKLSFELAEKRLSADVINFSASQSSVKKGETLIDTVNNILSMKVDMVVMRHPNPGAGVFLSNHIGASIINAGDGAHEHPTQALLDSFSIRERLGSVEGKNVVIVGDVLHSRVALSNIYALKLQGANVMVCGPKTLLPKYIGTLGVKVETNLRKALNWCDVANMLRVQNERMDISYFPSTREYAQQYGLNKNLLNSLDKKITIMHPGPINRGVEITSDVADSDQAIILDQVQNGVAIRMAVIYLLASKIKR; via the coding sequence ATGAGCGAATTAAGTGTTGACCACTTACTGGGGATAAAATATCTAAACAAGGCTGATATCAAGTTGATTTTTGAAACGGCCGATCATTTTAAAGAAGTGATCAATAGACCCATTAAGAAAGTACCTTCACTTAGGGATATTACTATTGCCAATTTATTCTTTGAGAATTCTACACGTACAAAACTATCTTTTGAGCTTGCAGAAAAACGGCTTTCTGCCGATGTCATTAATTTTTCGGCATCACAATCCTCAGTAAAAAAAGGAGAGACTTTAATAGACACCGTTAATAACATCTTATCTATGAAGGTAGATATGGTGGTAATGCGGCATCCTAATCCTGGAGCGGGAGTATTTCTTTCTAATCATATAGGAGCTAGTATCATTAATGCTGGAGATGGAGCACACGAGCATCCTACACAAGCTTTATTAGACAGTTTCTCGATTAGAGAACGTTTGGGGTCTGTAGAGGGTAAGAACGTCGTGATAGTTGGAGACGTATTGCACAGCCGTGTAGCACTATCCAATATTTATGCACTTAAACTCCAAGGTGCCAATGTTATGGTATGTGGCCCTAAAACCTTATTGCCAAAATACATTGGTACATTAGGTGTAAAAGTAGAAACTAATTTAAGAAAAGCATTAAATTGGTGTGATGTTGCAAATATGCTAAGGGTTCAGAATGAACGCATGGATATTAGTTATTTTCCTTCTACGAGAGAATACGCACAACAATACGGACTTAATAAAAATCTCCTGAATTCATTAGATAAAAAAATAACCATCATGCATCCCGGTCCCATCAATAGAGGGGTAGAGATTACAAGTGATGTTGCCGATTCAGATCAGGCCATTATTTTAGATCAAGTTCAAAATGGTGTGGCCATTAGGATGGCTGTTATCTACCTTTTGGCATCAAAAATAAAACGATAA
- the pyrR gene encoding bifunctional pyr operon transcriptional regulator/uracil phosphoribosyltransferase PyrR, producing MSQRVLLNAKEINIILHRLACQLIENHGDFSDTVLIGLQPRGKFLAERLAQILKTDYKIKNIQFGHLDITFFRDDFRRGEKILEANTTEINFVVEDKNIVFIDDVLYTGRSIRAALTAIQSFGRPNEIELLTLIDRRFSRHLPIQPNYRGRQVDAINEEKVKVNWMENEGEDAVYLIHS from the coding sequence ATGAGTCAAAGAGTACTGCTTAATGCTAAGGAAATAAATATCATTCTTCACCGATTGGCGTGTCAGCTTATCGAGAATCACGGCGATTTTTCTGATACTGTACTGATAGGTCTTCAGCCTAGAGGGAAATTTTTGGCCGAGCGTTTGGCTCAAATCCTAAAAACAGACTACAAGATTAAGAACATTCAATTTGGTCATTTAGACATTACTTTTTTTAGGGACGATTTCCGAAGAGGAGAAAAAATATTAGAAGCCAATACCACAGAAATCAATTTTGTTGTAGAAGATAAAAACATTGTTTTTATTGACGACGTACTGTATACAGGAAGAAGCATAAGAGCAGCGCTAACTGCCATACAATCTTTTGGAAGACCCAATGAAATTGAGTTGTTGACCTTGATCGATAGACGATTTAGCAGACATTTACCTATTCAACCCAACTATAGAGGACGTCAAGTAGACGCCATAAACGAGGAGAAAGTAAAGGTGAATTGGATGGAGAACGAAGGAGAGGATGCAGTTTATTTGATTCATAGTTGA
- the rpsA gene encoding 30S ribosomal protein S1, giving the protein MSEKETKQAEVENTTATEATTVETTETKTAEAPKVSEAQANPEKFLEDFNWHNYEEGIDPVDDKQLEEFEKLVSENFVDTLDDEVVEGEVIHISDRDAIIDINAKSEGVISLNEFRYNPDLKVGDKVEVLIDVREDATGQLILSHRKARVIKAWERVNNAHDNGEIVNGFVKCRTKGGMIVDVFGIEAFLPGSQIDVKPIRDYDQYVNKTMEFKVVKINHEFKNIVVSHKALIEADIEEQKKEIISQLEKGQVLEGTVKNITSYGVFIDLGGVDGLVHITDLSWSRINHPNEIVELDQKLNVVILDFDENKSRIQLGLKQLTKHPWEALGDSVKIGDKVKGKVVVIADYGAFVEVEEGVEGLVHVSEMSWSTHLRSAQDFVNVGDEIEAVILTLDREDRKMSLGIKQLTPDPWTDITTKYPVGSRHKGIVRNFTNFGVFVELEEGIDGLIYISDLSWTKKIKHPSEFCNVGDTLEVVVLELDVEGRKLSLGHKQTESNPWDKYETEFALGTTHKAEIGEIVDKGATIDFNEDIVAFVPSRHLEKEDGSKLKKGDTAEFKIIEFNKEFKRVVASHTAIFKEEEIANVKAAVKKQESQAAESKPTLGDANDALQALKDKMDGK; this is encoded by the coding sequence ATGTCTGAAAAAGAAACAAAACAAGCTGAGGTAGAGAACACTACTGCTACCGAAGCAACTACTGTAGAAACTACAGAAACGAAAACAGCAGAGGCTCCTAAAGTTTCAGAAGCTCAAGCTAATCCAGAGAAATTTCTTGAAGATTTTAATTGGCACAACTACGAAGAAGGAATTGATCCTGTAGATGACAAACAATTAGAAGAGTTTGAGAAATTAGTATCAGAAAACTTTGTAGACACTTTAGATGATGAAGTTGTTGAAGGAGAAGTGATCCACATTTCTGATCGTGATGCCATTATTGATATCAATGCAAAATCTGAAGGTGTTATTTCACTTAATGAATTTCGCTACAATCCAGACCTTAAGGTTGGAGATAAAGTAGAAGTTCTTATTGATGTTCGTGAAGATGCTACTGGTCAATTGATATTATCGCACAGAAAAGCTAGAGTAATCAAAGCTTGGGAACGTGTTAATAATGCGCATGACAATGGTGAGATTGTAAATGGTTTTGTAAAATGCAGAACTAAAGGTGGGATGATTGTTGATGTATTTGGTATTGAAGCATTCTTGCCAGGTTCTCAAATTGACGTGAAGCCTATTCGTGATTACGATCAGTATGTAAACAAAACAATGGAATTCAAGGTGGTGAAAATCAACCACGAATTTAAGAACATTGTTGTTTCTCATAAAGCGCTTATTGAAGCGGATATTGAAGAACAGAAAAAAGAAATCATCAGCCAACTTGAAAAAGGTCAAGTACTTGAAGGTACAGTTAAAAACATTACGTCTTACGGGGTGTTTATTGATCTTGGTGGCGTTGACGGATTGGTGCATATTACAGATTTATCTTGGTCAAGAATCAACCATCCAAATGAGATTGTTGAATTAGATCAAAAACTTAACGTTGTAATCTTGGATTTTGATGAGAACAAATCAAGAATTCAATTAGGTCTTAAGCAATTAACTAAGCATCCTTGGGAAGCGCTTGGCGATTCTGTTAAGATTGGAGACAAGGTTAAAGGTAAAGTTGTAGTTATTGCAGATTACGGTGCTTTTGTTGAAGTAGAAGAAGGTGTTGAAGGTCTAGTTCACGTAAGTGAAATGTCTTGGTCTACACATTTACGTTCTGCTCAAGATTTTGTAAACGTTGGTGATGAGATTGAAGCGGTGATTCTTACTTTAGATAGAGAAGATCGTAAGATGTCTCTTGGTATTAAGCAATTAACGCCAGATCCATGGACAGATATTACAACTAAGTATCCTGTAGGATCTAGACATAAAGGTATCGTTAGAAACTTTACAAACTTTGGTGTATTTGTTGAATTAGAAGAAGGTATTGATGGGTTGATTTACATCTCAGATTTATCTTGGACTAAGAAAATCAAGCATCCAAGTGAGTTCTGTAACGTAGGTGATACGTTAGAGGTTGTGGTATTAGAATTAGATGTTGAAGGACGTAAATTATCTTTAGGTCACAAACAAACTGAGTCTAACCCATGGGATAAATACGAAACTGAATTTGCATTAGGAACAACGCATAAAGCTGAAATAGGTGAAATCGTTGATAAAGGTGCAACAATCGACTTTAATGAAGATATCGTAGCATTTGTTCCATCTCGTCATTTAGAGAAAGAAGATGGTAGCAAATTGAAAAAAGGAGATACTGCAGAGTTCAAGATCATTGAGTTCAATAAAGAATTCAAGCGTGTTGTAGCTTCTCATACTGCAATCTTTAAAGAAGAAGAAATAGCAAATGTTAAAGCGGCTGTTAAGAAACAAGAGTCTCAAGCAGCAGAATCTAAGCCAACCTTAGGTGATGCCAATGATGCTTTACAAGCGCTTAAAGATAAAATGGACGGAAAATAA
- a CDS encoding LysM peptidoglycan-binding domain-containing protein → MVKSKYQSVLDLGEKLNIQNGDVKEENGVLKVYGTAKTQYEKNLLWDEIKAIGGEEPKDIMADIKVADTSVYHRHTVKSGETLGKIAKHYYGDPSKYQKIFAANSDILKNPDLIYPDQELIIPNK, encoded by the coding sequence ATGGTTAAATCAAAATACCAAAGCGTCTTAGATTTGGGTGAAAAATTAAACATTCAAAACGGAGATGTTAAAGAAGAAAATGGCGTTCTAAAAGTATATGGCACCGCCAAAACACAATACGAAAAAAACCTATTATGGGATGAAATAAAAGCTATTGGCGGTGAAGAGCCTAAAGATATTATGGCAGACATTAAAGTTGCTGATACTTCTGTATATCATAGACACACCGTAAAGAGTGGCGAAACTTTAGGTAAGATTGCAAAGCATTATTACGGTGATCCTTCAAAATATCAAAAGATCTTTGCTGCAAATTCAGATATCTTGAAGAATCCTGATCTTATCTATCCTGATCAAGAATTGATTATTCCTAATAAATAG
- the cmk gene encoding (d)CMP kinase, producing the protein MKQITIAIDGFSSTGKSTVAKRLAKALGYVYVDSGAMYRAITLFAMRESFIREGHFDRGKLISKLTDITVSFKFNPDLGFAEVFLNGDNVEKQIRTLQVSNYVSQVATVPEVRKQLVKQQHNLGKDKGVVMDGRDIGTVVFPDAELKLFMTASAEKRAQRRYDELIERGDDVSYQEVLENVESRDLIDSTRKDSPLVMADDAVRVDNSHMSLDEQFDYILGLAKAKISE; encoded by the coding sequence ATGAAACAAATAACTATTGCTATTGACGGCTTTTCATCAACAGGAAAAAGTACAGTTGCCAAACGTTTGGCCAAGGCCTTGGGCTATGTGTACGTAGATTCTGGAGCCATGTACCGTGCGATCACGTTGTTTGCAATGAGAGAGAGCTTTATTAGAGAAGGACATTTTGATAGGGGCAAACTTATTTCAAAATTAACAGACATCACTGTAAGTTTTAAGTTCAATCCTGATTTGGGTTTTGCAGAAGTGTTTCTTAATGGTGATAATGTAGAAAAACAGATTAGAACGCTGCAGGTTTCAAACTACGTGAGTCAGGTGGCTACAGTCCCAGAAGTGAGAAAACAACTGGTAAAGCAGCAACACAATCTAGGGAAGGATAAAGGTGTTGTTATGGATGGAAGAGATATAGGAACCGTAGTGTTTCCTGATGCTGAGCTAAAATTATTTATGACTGCTTCTGCTGAAAAAAGAGCACAAAGGCGCTATGATGAACTTATAGAGCGTGGGGATGATGTGAGTTACCAAGAGGTGCTGGAAAATGTGGAATCCCGTGATTTAATTGATTCTACTCGAAAAGATTCACCTTTAGTTATGGCCGACGATGCTGTCAGGGTTGATAACTCCCATATGTCTTTGGATGAGCAGTTTGATTACATCCTAGGCTTGGCAAAAGCTAAAATTTCCGAATAA
- the porQ gene encoding type IX secretion system protein PorQ has product MLKGFATFCCLLFSGFCFAQLGGESTYQFLNLIASPRQAALGGKVITNYDYDVTGGLFNPASINTEMDNQLALNYSSYLGGINYGTAAYAYTWDRHVQTFHFGVTYINYGTFDGYDLNGASTGTFTGNEAAVSAGYAYQVPYTDFYLGANLKVITSKLEIYNSIGLAADFGAMYINERLDFHMALTVRNLGTQIKTYAGLQESLPLEVNLGLSQTLENMPLRWHLTFENLQQWPIGFSNPSRTTTDLDGNQTPEEKSFFNEVLRHTIVGAELFPDRGFNIRLGYNFRRAEELRIIDQRNFSGLSFGVGIKLNKMRFSYTHARFTGASNANFFGLQIDLNK; this is encoded by the coding sequence ATGCTAAAGGGTTTTGCCACGTTTTGCTGTTTGTTATTCTCAGGCTTTTGCTTCGCGCAATTGGGTGGAGAGTCTACCTATCAATTTCTTAACTTAATTGCATCGCCCAGACAAGCGGCTTTGGGAGGTAAAGTCATTACCAACTATGATTATGATGTTACAGGCGGTCTCTTTAATCCTGCCAGTATCAATACCGAGATGGATAATCAACTTGCCTTAAATTACTCAAGCTATTTAGGTGGTATTAATTATGGAACGGCAGCCTATGCCTATACTTGGGACAGGCACGTACAGACGTTTCATTTTGGTGTGACTTATATCAATTATGGGACTTTTGACGGTTATGATTTAAATGGTGCTTCTACAGGAACCTTTACAGGAAATGAAGCAGCTGTTTCTGCAGGATATGCCTATCAAGTTCCTTATACCGATTTTTATTTGGGAGCCAATCTTAAGGTAATAACCTCTAAATTAGAAATCTATAATTCTATTGGTTTAGCGGCAGATTTTGGCGCAATGTATATCAATGAGCGGTTAGATTTTCATATGGCTTTAACCGTACGTAATTTGGGTACACAAATAAAGACCTATGCGGGTCTTCAAGAATCCTTACCTTTAGAAGTAAATTTAGGGTTGTCTCAAACCTTAGAAAATATGCCGTTGCGTTGGCATTTAACTTTTGAAAACTTACAGCAATGGCCTATTGGTTTTTCTAACCCGTCACGAACAACCACAGATCTTGATGGCAATCAAACACCAGAGGAAAAGAGTTTTTTTAACGAAGTATTACGTCACACCATTGTAGGGGCAGAGTTATTTCCAGACCGCGGTTTTAATATTAGGTTGGGTTATAATTTTAGAAGAGCAGAGGAGCTAAGAATCATAGACCAGCGTAATTTTTCAGGATTATCCTTTGGGGTTGGTATTAAATTGAATAAGATGCGTTTTAGTTATACCCACGCAAGATTTACTGGAGCATCAAATGCAAACTTTTTTGGTTTACAAATAGATTTAAATAAATAA
- the lon gene encoding endopeptidase La, with product MAKSNFLSLDSLSFQDFDENSELIPLMTPEDEAEINNELLPESLPILPLRNTVLFPGVVIPITAGRDKSIKLINDANKGGKVIGVVSQKDENVEDPTAKDIFYKGTVARILKVLKMPDGNTTIIIQGKKRFEIEEVISETPYITAKVKDVAEAKPAVDNQEFSAIIDSIKDLALMIIKDSPNIPTEASFAIKNIESNSFLVNFVSSNMNLSVEEKQKLLEINDLKERALQTLKFMNIEFQKLELKNDIQSKVQSDMNQQQREYFLHQQMKTIQEELGGGVSSGEEIEEMRARAKKKKWSDSVAEHFNKELSKMQRMNPQVAEFSIQRNYLDLFLDLPWDEFSKDKFDLKRAMRILNRDHYGLDDVKKRIIEYLAVLKLRNDMKSPILCLYGPPGVGKTSLGKSIAEALGREYVRMSLGGLRDEAEIRGHRKTYIGAMPGRIIQNLKKAGTSNPVFVLDEIDKLSNSNQGDPSSALLEVLDPEQNSEFHDNFLEMGFDLSKVMFIATSNTLNTIQPALRDRMEIINVTGYTIEEKVEIAKQHLLPKQLKEHGLNTKHLKIAKPQLEKIVEGYTRESGVRALEKQIAKMVRHAAKNIAMEEEYNLKVTNDDIIDVLGSPKLQRDKYENNNVAGVVTGLAWTQVGGDILFIESILSKGKGNMTITGNLGKVMKESATIAMEYIKSNADEFGINPEIFEKYNVHIHVPEGATPKDGPSAGVTMLTSLVSLFTQRKVKKSLAMTGEITLRGKVLPVGGIKEKILAAKRARIKEILLCEENKRDIEEIKPEYLKGLTFHYVTDMSDVLKLALTEEKVEKAKTL from the coding sequence ATGGCGAAATCTAATTTTTTAAGTCTTGACAGTTTGTCATTTCAGGATTTTGATGAAAATTCAGAATTAATTCCTCTAATGACGCCTGAAGACGAGGCAGAAATAAACAACGAATTATTACCAGAAAGTTTGCCCATTTTACCGTTGCGCAACACTGTTCTGTTTCCTGGAGTGGTTATTCCAATCACCGCAGGTCGAGATAAATCGATCAAGTTAATCAATGATGCCAACAAAGGAGGTAAAGTGATTGGCGTTGTTTCTCAAAAGGATGAAAATGTTGAGGATCCAACAGCTAAGGACATTTTTTACAAAGGGACCGTAGCTCGTATCTTGAAGGTATTAAAAATGCCTGATGGCAACACCACAATTATTATACAAGGTAAAAAGCGCTTTGAAATAGAAGAGGTTATCTCTGAAACACCTTATATTACCGCTAAGGTAAAAGATGTGGCAGAGGCTAAGCCTGCTGTAGATAACCAAGAGTTTTCGGCAATTATAGATTCTATTAAGGATTTGGCGCTCATGATCATTAAAGACAGCCCAAACATTCCTACAGAGGCATCATTTGCCATTAAGAATATTGAGAGCAATTCTTTTTTGGTGAATTTTGTATCTTCTAATATGAATCTTTCTGTTGAAGAAAAGCAAAAGTTATTAGAAATAAATGATTTAAAAGAGCGTGCGCTACAGACGTTAAAGTTCATGAATATCGAATTTCAGAAATTGGAATTAAAAAATGATATTCAATCTAAGGTTCAAAGCGATATGAACCAACAACAGCGTGAGTATTTCTTGCACCAGCAAATGAAAACCATCCAAGAAGAACTTGGTGGTGGCGTATCTTCTGGAGAGGAAATAGAAGAAATGCGAGCTCGTGCTAAAAAGAAGAAATGGAGTGATAGCGTTGCAGAGCATTTTAACAAAGAGCTCTCTAAAATGCAACGTATGAATCCGCAAGTAGCTGAATTCTCTATACAGCGAAACTATCTCGATCTCTTTTTAGATTTACCTTGGGATGAATTTAGCAAAGATAAATTTGATTTAAAACGTGCCATGCGCATTTTAAATCGTGATCACTACGGTCTAGATGACGTTAAAAAACGAATCATAGAATACTTAGCTGTTTTGAAGTTAAGAAATGATATGAAATCGCCTATTCTCTGTTTATACGGTCCTCCAGGTGTTGGTAAAACCTCTTTAGGGAAGTCTATTGCTGAAGCTTTAGGTAGAGAATATGTACGCATGTCTCTAGGTGGTTTAAGGGATGAGGCCGAAATACGCGGACACCGTAAAACCTACATCGGCGCAATGCCGGGACGAATTATTCAGAACCTTAAAAAGGCAGGAACATCAAACCCTGTTTTTGTTTTGGACGAAATAGATAAACTTTCTAATTCTAATCAAGGCGACCCATCCTCTGCCTTACTAGAGGTCTTGGATCCTGAGCAGAATAGTGAATTTCATGACAATTTCTTGGAAATGGGATTTGACTTGTCAAAAGTGATGTTCATTGCTACCTCCAATACATTAAATACCATCCAGCCGGCATTGAGAGACCGAATGGAGATCATTAATGTTACAGGGTATACTATTGAAGAAAAAGTAGAAATTGCAAAACAGCATTTGCTTCCTAAGCAATTAAAAGAGCATGGTCTTAATACAAAACATTTAAAAATTGCCAAACCGCAGTTAGAGAAAATTGTAGAAGGATATACCCGAGAATCTGGTGTTCGTGCTCTAGAAAAGCAGATTGCTAAGATGGTAAGACACGCGGCAAAAAATATAGCCATGGAAGAGGAGTATAACCTTAAGGTCACCAATGATGATATTATTGATGTGCTAGGGTCTCCAAAATTACAGCGCGATAAATATGAGAACAATAACGTTGCGGGTGTGGTTACAGGCTTGGCTTGGACGCAAGTAGGCGGAGACATCTTATTTATAGAGTCTATTCTCTCTAAAGGGAAAGGTAATATGACCATTACCGGTAATCTCGGTAAGGTCATGAAGGAATCTGCAACCATTGCTATGGAATATATAAAGTCTAATGCAGATGAGTTTGGGATCAATCCTGAGATTTTTGAAAAATACAACGTTCATATCCACGTGCCAGAAGGTGCTACTCCTAAAGACGGGCCAAGTGCAGGGGTTACAATGCTTACGTCATTGGTGTCTTTATTCACTCAAAGAAAAGTGAAGAAGAGTTTGGCTATGACGGGAGAAATTACGTTGAGAGGTAAGGTATTGCCTGTTGGTGGGATTAAAGAAAAAATTCTTGCAGCAAAACGCGCTAGGATTAAAGAAATCTTATTGTGTGAAGAAAATAAACGCGATATTGAAGAGATCAAGCCAGAATATTTAAAAGGACTTACATTTCATTATGTTACCGATATGAGTGACGTACTTAAGTTGGCACTCACCGAAGAAAAGGTCGAAAAGGCAAAAACTTTATAG
- a CDS encoding RNA polymerase sigma factor yields MTLTHQNIAQLLQKCEQGHQQAQLEIYNRYYQAMFNTSLRIVKDRFEAEDIMQDSFLTAFTKLGKLKDHNMFGAWLKRIVINNSISHYKKNMVHPDVPLEEVLYKIEHEHQGIDETEVFSNLKAKQVLEVMKSLKDNYKISLTLHLIEGYDYQEICEIMEISHANCRTMISRAKASLRQKMELMLN; encoded by the coding sequence TTGACACTAACCCATCAAAACATAGCACAACTCTTACAGAAATGTGAGCAAGGCCATCAACAGGCCCAATTGGAAATCTATAACAGATACTACCAAGCCATGTTCAATACATCGCTTCGTATTGTTAAAGATCGATTTGAAGCTGAGGATATTATGCAGGATTCGTTTTTAACTGCATTTACAAAATTAGGCAAACTAAAAGACCATAACATGTTTGGGGCTTGGTTAAAACGTATTGTCATAAACAATAGCATTAGCCATTATAAAAAAAATATGGTACATCCAGATGTACCTTTAGAAGAGGTGCTGTATAAAATTGAACACGAGCACCAAGGCATAGATGAGACGGAGGTATTTTCAAACCTTAAGGCAAAACAAGTACTTGAGGTCATGAAAAGTTTGAAGGATAATTATAAAATTAGTTTGACCCTACATTTAATTGAAGGTTATGACTATCAGGAAATTTGTGAGATTATGGAAATATCACATGCCAATTGCCGCACCATGATTTCTAGAGCAAAAGCTAGTTTGAGACAGAAAATGGAATTAATGCTCAATTAA